TGATCACGGCAATCACGGCAGCGTTATTCCATTCTCCGTACTCCATGGCTGTTGACTGCATCAGTCGCGCAAGCGAATAAACATCATGAGGCCCGGCGACAGAATAAAAAGCAAAGTCACCGATCGCATCAATGAATACAATGATTAATGCCACTTGCAGAGCGGGCAGGGTAAGTGGAAGTATAATAGTGATAAACCGCTGCCATTTATTTGCCCCTAAATTTCCCGAGGCGTATAAAATATCATTTTTCACTGCATTCACTGAACTGCTTATCAGGATCAGAGCAAAGGGCATGTTCTTCCATATCTGCAGGACAATGACTCCCGTTCCAAAACTGTCATTCTGCATACGCAGCGGTGTCCTGATAATGTTTGCAGCCAGGAGGAACTCATTAATAACACCATGAAAAGAGATGATATTAATAAACAAAAAGGCTGCAACCAGTCCGGGGATAAACATAGGTATACGCAATATGGCAATGATACTCTCTTTCATCGGCAGCGGCTTTCTCAGCCATAAAGCGATGGGGTATGCGAGAATAACGGCACCCAGTGCTCCCAGCAGTGAAACTTTAACTGAGTAAAGAAATGAGCTGATCAATACGGGATCGCGTAGCATCCCGGACCAGTACTGAAGTGTAAAATAACTGTTGCCCGTCAGATTAAAATAGCCAATGCTCTGCGCAATCAGAACATAAAATGTAGAGCCCATCAGCAGAAGGATTGTACCAAGCCCGCTCATCATAAGGAGCCAGGCGAATAATTCCTGCCGGATAGTAGTTTTCATGTTACTGGCTCCAGAAATACGATGGCGTTTTCAGGCAAATAGAAACATGCCTGCTCTCCGATTTTAAAGGAAGGTTTTTTTATAAGTTGCAGCCGCACGTCGGTTCCGTCACTTGTGTGCCCTGAAGCCTCGGTATGGCTTCCCATAAAAGCCATACTTTCAACCGTAATGGTAAAGTAATTAGCGCCTTTTTTGTTGTCGGGAATGTATATAGCATCTTCAGGCCGCCAGCATATCCAGCAATGGTCGCTTTCAGGTTCTCTCGAAGATCTGACGTAGAAGCCACCCATAGAAGTGGATACCCTGTAAAAACCGGGTTGTTCTGCTCTGCTTATGG
This DNA window, taken from Cronobacter universalis NCTC 9529, encodes the following:
- a CDS encoding ABC transporter permease; amino-acid sequence: MKTTIRQELFAWLLMMSGLGTILLLMGSTFYVLIAQSIGYFNLTGNSYFTLQYWSGMLRDPVLISSFLYSVKVSLLGALGAVILAYPIALWLRKPLPMKESIIAILRIPMFIPGLVAAFLFINIISFHGVINEFLLAANIIRTPLRMQNDSFGTGVIVLQIWKNMPFALILISSSVNAVKNDILYASGNLGANKWQRFITIILPLTLPALQVALIIVFIDAIGDFAFYSVAGPHDVYSLARLMQSTAMEYGEWNNAAVIAVIIMITSLLFSILVKLLITPFMTCKGDLK